The following proteins are encoded in a genomic region of Sparus aurata chromosome 11, fSpaAur1.1, whole genome shotgun sequence:
- the tubgcp5 gene encoding gamma-tubulin complex component 5 produces MAHWSTFDKETEKETKRLIKYFTGIEDEEDQNFQLALKFAWSNFRFHRYLDVNTHKVQRSLTGIYEKLMVHSDLSKAESWKRLTEEFVNSPLPNTDGTKSDAHYSLLSLLLFLSGSPSNTDFTERPRVKEAEEEDKFDWASYLMEGEDIDNGPYPDTPEWSEEESDDDDGQQPISREDSGIQLDRTPQEDQDNNNNKTVPVSWTVGEPDARVWLEQHVVTPYWVAHAPRFPHSLHLHSNLLNVWDQHLYNTDPLYLPEEKAFVTETQVIRETLWLLSGVKKHFIFQHHDGKVSVRNNVVVTHLTSNCLRSVLEHIAVYGQAVFRLQRFIDEVTGYSSEPCPPGSSSSYSSKKGSEPPFRTYQAFVWALNKYFTSFKKELTTIEKELICNDETVTLSAVLDRLNPHLAQIKVLHKVFCTGVAEVPPETPNVVRASHLLNTLYKAIIEYDSVGEASEQAVALLFSLWTETVRPYLEIVDEWIVHGHLFDPAKEFIIQRNKDVPVNHRDFWYATYTLYSVSETVENEEKLNDAASGSSGGDQGSSNRQLTMVSFLKPVLKQIIMAGKSMQLLRNLDCKETEQSDRSSRDAERKSLYTLFLESVQSRLCSQDESPTDTITEQQATKRSLIKMQSIIAQHLEIEDVHDPLLAINFARLYLQQSDFHEHFSGGDFIVDRSSQAVTCQTFELTLRSCLYPHIERRYIECCGNLMKTLKKDYKLLEYLQAMRNYFLLEAGDTMYDFYTAIFDKVQEKESWQQLSFLNVQLQEAVGQRHPEDSSRLSVFLEPIDPARKKHPVNNLEVLTLSYKVPWPVDIVISSECQKIYNQVFLLLLQIKWAKYSLDTLRFSDFTDVTKKLEGALGEEVKVKEPINQQIHRMCLLRVKLMHFVNSLHNYITTRILHSTGLEFQHQVQEAKDLDQLIKIHYRYLATIHDRCLLREKVSFVKEAIMKVLNLVLIFSDRWQAGFGAWKIESIDKMESDFKNCHMFLVTILNKAVCRGSFPHLESLALSLMAGFEQC; encoded by the exons ATGGCACACTGGAGCACCTTCGacaaggagacagagaaggaaacCAAGAGGTTGATAAAATACTTCACCGGGATCGAAGATGAGGAGGACCAGAACTTTCAGCTGGCACTGAAATTCGCCTGGTCGAATTTCAG GTTTCATCGTTACTTGGACGTGAACACACATAAAGTCCAACGCAGTTTAACTGG AATCTATGAAAAGCTGATGGTCCATTCAGACTTGAGTAAAGCAGAGAGCTGGAAGAGGCTGACTGAAGAGTTTGTGAACTCACCTCTACCTAATACAGATGGAACAAAG TCAGACGCACACTACAGCTTGCTGTCACTGCTGCTCTTCTTATCGGGGTCGCCCTCAAACACAGACTTTACTGAGAGACCCAGGGTGAAGGAGGCTG aagaagaggacaAGTTTGACTGGGCTAGTTATCTGATGGAGGGTGAGGACATCGACAATGGACCGTACCCAGATACTCCT GAGTGGTCTGAGGAGGAGAGCGACGATGATGACGgccagcagccaatcagcagggAAGACTCTGGGATCCAGTTGGACAGAACTCCACAGGAAGAccaggacaacaacaacaacaagacagtCCCAGTTTCATGGACGG TGGGTGAACCTGACGCCCGGGTTTGGCTTGAGCAGCATGTAGTGACTCCATACTGGGTGGCTCACGCTCCGCGCTTCCCTCACAGCTTGCATTTACACTCCAACTTGCTAAATGTGTG GGATCAACACTTATACAACACTGATCCGTTGTATCTGCCTGAAGAAAAGGCCTTTGTCACAGAGACCCAAGTTATACGGGAGACCTTGTG GCTTCTCTCCGGCGTTAAGAAACACTTTATATTCCAACACCATGATGGAAAAGTGTCAGTGAGGAACAACGTGGTGGTTACCCACCTGACCAGC AACTGTCTGCGCTCTGTTCTGGAGCACATCGCTGTGTACGGGCAGGCGGTGTTCAGGCTGCAGAGGTTCATAGACGAGGTGACGGGGTACAGCTCGGAGCCGTGCCCACCGGGCTCCAGTTCCTCCTACAGCTCCAAGAAGGGCTCCGAGCCCCCCTTCAGGACCTACCAGGCCTTTGTGTGGGCACTCAACAAGTACTTCACCAGCTTTAAAAAGGAGCTGACCACAATTGAGAAAGAGCTAATATGCAATG ATGAGACGGTGACCCTGTCTGCAGTTCTGGATCGTCTCAACCCTCACTTGGCTCAGATCAAAGTGCTGCACAAAGTCTTCTGCACTGGGGTCGCAGAGGTCCCCCCTGAGACCCCCAACGTTGTGCGGGCGTCTCACTTGCTCAACACCCTGTACAAAGCTATAATTGAGTACGACAGTGTTGGAGAAGCATCGGAACAAGCA GTGGccttgttgttttctctgtggACAGAGACAGTCAGACCGTATCTGGAGATTGTGGATGAATGGATTGTTCACGGCCATCTGTTTGACCCGGCCAAGGAGTTCATCATCCAGAG GAACAAGGACGTCCCAGTGAACCACAGGGACTTCTGGTACGCCACATACACGCTGTACAGCGTGTCCGAGACGGTGgagaatgaggagaagctgaacgACGCAGCCAGCGGGAGCTCGGGAGGGGATCAGGGCTCCAGCAACAGGCAGCTCACCATGGTGTCTTTCCTCAAACCCGTGCTCAAGCAGATCATCATGGCTGGAAAGTCCATGCAGCTGCTCAGAAATCTGGACTGCAAGGAGACTGAACAGTCGGACAGATCCTCAAGAG atgcagagaggaagagtttgTACACGCTGTTTCTGGAGTCGGTGCAGTCACGCCTTTGCAGCCAAGACGAGTCGCCCACAGACACAATTACTGAACAACAGGCCACTAAGAGGAGCCTCATAAAGATGCAGTCCATCATAGCACAGCACCTGGAGATAGAAGACGTCCACGATCCGTTATTGGCTATCAACTTTGCCAG GCTGTACCTGCAGCAAAGTGACTTCCACGAGCATTTTTCCGGGGGTGATTTCATCGTCGACCGCTCCTCTCAGGCTGTCACCTGTCAGACATTTGAGCTCACCCTACGCTCTTGCCTCTACCCCCACATCGAGAGGAGGTACATTGAGTGCTGCGGGAACCTCATGAAGACTCTGAAAAAAGATTACAA GCTGCTGGAATACCTCCAAGCTATGAGGAACTACTTCCTGTTGGAAGCCGGAGACACCATGTATGACTTTTACACGGCGATCTTTGACAAGGTGCAGGAGAAGGAGAGCTGGCAGCAGCTGTCTTTTCTCAACGTTCAGCTTCAGGAGGCAGTCGGACAGCGCCACCCCGAGGACAGCAGCAG GTTGTCAGTCTTCTTGGAGCCCATCGACCCCGCCAGGAAAAAACATCCTGTGAATAACCTGGAGGTGCTCACTCTGAGTTACAAG GTTCCCTGGCCTGTTGACATTGTGATCAGCTCCGAGTGTCAGAAGATCTACAATCAagtgtttctcctcctgctgcagatcAAATGGGCCAAATACAGTTTGGACACGCTCCGATTCAGTG aTTTCACGGATGTCACAAAGAAACTGGAGGGAGCGCTGGGTGAAGAAGTGAAGGTCAAAGAGCCTATAAATCAGCAGATTCACCGAATGTGTCTGCTCCGAGTCAAACTGATGCACTTTGTCAACAGCCTTCACAACTACATCACCACAAGG ATTCTGCACAGCACGGGGCTGGAGTTTCAGCACCAAGTTCAGGAAGCAAAGGACCTGGACCAGCTGATCAAGATCCATTACAGATATCTGGCAACCATTCACGACCGCTGCCTACTGAGGGAGAAG gTCAGCTTTGTGAAGGAGGCAATAATGAAAGTTCTCAATCTTGTCCTCATCTTCTCTGACCGATGGCAAGCTGGATTTGGAGCCTGGAA
- the chst7 gene encoding carbohydrate sulfotransferase 7 translates to MKRRLHKKYLILILAYSGLLLLIPYVLDYRDKSAQNARHGLQQQPRCPDLENTVALLWDHNGYKVNGSEATEHVANRSQARIHIYLHATWRTGSSFLGELFNQHPDVFYLYEPMWHIWQALYPGDAGSLQGAVRDMMNALYRCDFSVLKLYAGSQNITTSFIFGWKMNKVICSEPLCDAHKRHDIGLVKEDQCAKCQKRDIRELERECKKYPVMVIKGVRVLDLSTLVPLMKDPAVNLQIVQLFRDPRAVHNSRLKSKQALVKESIQVLRSKKQNDKYKRLLVPSSKVNRAESYVSSAMELICDNWLSDMLLVMNAPPWVRRNYLRIRYEDLVLHPMEELQRLYRFSNLSTSTALEKFALNMTHGHGYSSDRPFLISSRDAKEAIYAWRERLNVEQIGQVEAYCSEVMRQLGYQKNSVDKTT, encoded by the coding sequence ATGAAGAGGAGGCTCCACAAGAAATACTTGATTTTGATCCTGGCATATTCAGGTTTACTTCTCTTAATCCCGTACGTGTTAGATTACCGGGACAAATCCGCTCAAAACGCCCGGCATGGACTGCAGCAACAGCCCAGATGCCCGGACCTGGAGAACACGGTGGCGCTGCTGTGGGATCATAACGGCTATAAAGTTAACGGCAGCGAGGCGACGGAGCACGTCGCCAACAGGAGCCAGGCGCGGATACACATCTACCTGCATGCCACCTGGAGGACCGGCTCGTCGTTTCTAGGGGAGTTGTTCAACCAGCACCCCGACGTCTTCTACCTGTACGAGCCGATGTGGCACATATGGCAGGCTCTGTACCCGGGGGATGCGGGCAGCCTCCAGGGCGCGGTGCGGGACATGATGAACGCCCTGTACCGCTGCGACTTCTCCGTCCTCAAACTTTACGCCGGCTCGCAGAACATCACCACGTCGTTCATCTTCGGCTGGAAGATGAACAAGGTGATCTGCTCGGAGCCGCTGTGCGATGCGCACAAGCGCCACGATATCGGTCTGGTGAAGGAGGACCAGTGCGCGAAGTGCCAAAAGCGGGACATCAGGGAGCTGGAGAGGGAGTGCAAGAAGTACCCGGTGATGGTGATCAAGGGCGTCCGCGTACTGGACCTGAGCACGCTGGTTCCTCTGATGAAGGACCCGGCGGTGAACCTCCAGATCGTCCAGCTCTTCAGAGACCCGAGGGCCGTGCACAACTCCCGCTTGAAGTCCAAACAGGCCCTGGTGAAAGAGAGCATCCAGGTGCTGAGGAGCAAGAAGCAGAACGACAAGTACAAGAGGCTGCTGGTGCCGAGCAGCAAGGTGAACCGGGCCGAGAGCTACGTCTCCAGCGCCATGGAGCTCATCTGCGACAACTGGCTCAGCGACATGTTGCTGGTGATGAACGCGCCTCCCTGGGTGCGGAGGAACTACCTCCGCATCCGCTACGAGGACCTGGTCCTGCACCCcatggaggagctgcagaggctcTACCGCTTCTCCaacctctccacctccaccgcGCTGGAGAAGTTCGCGCTCAACATGACGCACGGGCACGGCTACTCATCCGACAGGCCGTTCCTCATATCGTCCAGGGATGCGAAGGAGGCAATATACGCCTGGAGGGAGCGACTGAACGTGGAGCAGATCGGCCAGGTGGAGGCCTACTGCAGCGAAGTGATGAGGCAGCTGGGCTACCAGAAGAACAGCGTGGACAAAACCACATGA